The genome window ccatttccattttattttattcatattttgttttctttgcttGCAGCACCAACAATATCGATAGATGTATATACAAATGCACAACTAGATTTCGCTTTTCAgaattcaaaattcaaatgttTCGTACTCTAATGCCATACTAAATGCTAAAGTTCTGATTTACTTGTATGTGTAATTATAATCGAAGTAATTGTAGAGCAAAGgggaaaaaatattcaaatatctTTTCGCATTTGGCGTGAACAAATCTTTGAGTTTGCTTTTCGTTAAATTATTGTACAATTAAGATTTAAGAAGTTCTTATTTTTGGGTGTTTTTGTGTAAACTTACATCATTTACTTGGCTTGGTTTTTAGTTTCGTATTTtactttgttttaattttaaaagtaATCACTGTTTAGCCTCCGTTCTTTGACATTAAGTTGGTTGtgttgcttgtttgttttgggCAAGGCAGGAGCAGGACTTGCCGGACTCGACGTAAGTGGCAATTTATTTGGTGCTGGCTGCTGTCTCACTGTTGCTGCACTGCTCGATGACGCTGTTTCCCTCCGCCTCGCTGCTGGTGGTTGTGGAAGAACTGCTGTCGTcttcatcctcatcctcatccccATCCTCGTCATCATctccatcatcatcgtcatcttCGTCCTCCTCGTCATCCTCATATACAATTTCGTTCTCTATCAGTcgcatgtccatgtccatgcTGTAGAAGGAGTCGGTTACGACGCTGTCATCATCAGTGGTAGTCTCGTCCTCCTGTCCAGAAGTATCGTTATCAAGGTCCAGTTCATCATCGCCATGgccatgctgctgctgcggcgagGAACCCTGGCTTCCCGCATCGATGCGCATCTCCTGCATCAGCTCCTTGATCAGCTCAGTCTCAATCTCGGTCACTCCCAGGCCCAAGTGTTGCTTGTTTACGTCCATCAGCACGTTCTTAAGGTTGCGGGCAAGGAGGCGCATGTGCTCATCACTACAGGCGCTCGGACTGGTCACATATCGAATATAGTCCTCCAAATAGTAGTTATTGAAGCTATCGCGACTGGGATCACTGCTGGCGAACTGCTGGTGCGTTAGCAGCAGCTGGTTAATTAACCAGTTGCGACCGCCCTTTAAAACTTCTATGGCATCCCGTACACATTGGCGGCCCAACTCGAAGTTCCGGTACAGCGGGTAGGTGATCATTCGACGCAGGAAGGCAACCAGTACGTCCCGATAGTTGTCGAATTGCTCAAAGTAGCAGTAAAGCGGGCACAGTATGCTTCGCGTCCAGCCCGATTCACACGTTGGCTCATTGTTCGTCGTCCGCACATCATAGCATATGGCCAACAGAATGCTTATCAGCCCGCAATCGATCTCGTTTTGCCGAAAAACGTCGCACGGCTGCTGCTCCCGTGTCTGCATTCGGCTGATGTTGTGCAGCAGATGCGCTTGTTCCTGGGTCATGGAAGTCTCGTAGATTTTCGGTTTGTAGCGTAAAGGATTCTGGTGACCGGACGGAACCTGTAGCTCcacaaaatttattttgtactGCTCGCGCGAAAAGCGCTTCATCTCATCGACCACGCGATCTTGTCGCCTTTGGATGGGGCTCATGCGATGTGGCTCCGACACGCGGCACGTGGCTCTGTCCATCTGGAAAAACATCCGTGTTTAGTGTGCGAAAGAGCAGCTAAACCAATTGAACTCACCTCACTCAGGCCCAGCGGTCCGCTGTATTCGCTGGCATAGCCGTATCCAAAATTGTTGGTCAGCTTGTAGGTGCGCTCGTGGTCGTCGAGCTGCAATTGGCACTGATCGGTGATTCGTTTGAGTTTCCATTCCTGGACTTGATGCTGCTTGTTCGGCAAATTGGCACTCAGCGTGGGTAGGTGCAGGAATGCGGCGATGTACTCTTTGCGCCCACTCCACTGCTTGGCTGCATCCCCCGTACCACCGCCTCCGCCTCTTTCTCCGCCGGGTCCTTCCTGGGCACCCGCTGTTACGGGCAGGCAGCGCAGGCAAATTTGGTAGTGATTCTCTGTCGTGTTGAACTTTATCAACAGCGTCTTCAGCTCACGCAAGTCAAAGGTGCGACGGCTGTGGAATCTGTCCGAAAAGGGAAATAAAAGTACGTAATGATATCTGGAATTTCGCCACTGTGGGCACGCCATTGCTGGATTGCCGGATGTGACTCACTTGTACAGCTTAACATCTGCGTAGAAATAAAGATCGTGCGCGTCAACGAATATATCGCAGTTTCTTATGCGATCCACATGCAACGCCTCCGCTTCTGCCACCTCCGACCCCGCTCCCTGACCAGACTCCTCACCAGcggaagaagaagcagcagcagctgctgctggctgggGCAACTTTGAGGACTGATTCAGGACAGGCGGGCGGGGTATGATCAGCGTGCACGAGTTCTCCAAATAACTGTGTGCAATCTGTCCATTCAACATCTTACAATTTTATTACGAGACTGTTGATTGTGCTAACTACTGTTTTTAagtataattttatttattttaatgacCAGTATGACCGCCTACTTGAAACAAAAAATTCCTGTTGACATCACCATAGCCTACGTTACGTTTGGCTACACTTCCGATAAATCCAGCTACTTTTTAAATGCAGTTGGGGAATTTTAAAGTGACAAgttatgaaaataaaaaaattttttatcttaatattttaaatttttataatatgATAATTTTCGTAGAGCTAAatcattatttttcattttcagaaGGTATGTGTGATTGTGTTCATTCGTTAGTCGTAACAGCGAACTTCAGCTATTTCGTATTGGCTTACGTTATGGCAATCGATAACTTCCCACCTTATGCCGTAAACTCAAGTCGATAGCACGCGTTAGCTCCACTTTGCGGACGCTTTAGCACATTGCTCATACACTCGCTTCGTTTGCCAGTCGCCATTATCGATTTGTGGCAGAGGAAAAATAGAGAATTAAAAAATCGCGTTTCAGCGTTAGGCACCGGTTAGAGAGCGCATAAATCGCGGTGATAAATTGTGTAGTGATTGTGACGTAGGAACCACTAAATCTTTACCGTTTGTTTAATCGTGAGGCTCGCATAGCAGAGTTTTCCCGTTGGAAATATTCTCAATCAATCAATACCTCTCTGTCTCTCGCTCGCCCCATacgcgtgtgtgtgtctttctctccctctctctgtATCTgcttgcgtgtgtgtgtgtgtgtgtcggtgTGGTCAGCTCCTTAGGtgcataattaaattaatcaaGTAAATAAAAGCCAGCGAGCGGGAgcaggaacaacaacagcaacagcttcATCATGACCAT of Drosophila mauritiana strain mau12 chromosome 3R, ASM438214v1, whole genome shotgun sequence contains these proteins:
- the LOC117144583 gene encoding protein SHQ1 homolog, which gives rise to MLNGQIAHSYLENSCTLIIPRPPVLNQSSKLPQPAAAAAASSSAGEESGQGAGSEVAEAEALHVDRIRNCDIFVDAHDLYFYADVKLYKFHSRRTFDLRELKTLLIKFNTTENHYQICLRCLPVTAGAQEGPGGERGGGGGTGDAAKQWSGRKEYIAAFLHLPTLSANLPNKQHQVQEWKLKRITDQCQLQLDDHERTYKLTNNFGYGYASEYSGPLGLSEMDRATCRVSEPHRMSPIQRRQDRVVDEMKRFSREQYKINFVELQVPSGHQNPLRYKPKIYETSMTQEQAHLLHNISRMQTREQQPCDVFRQNEIDCGLISILLAICYDVRTTNNEPTCESGWTRSILCPLYCYFEQFDNYRDVLVAFLRRMITYPLYRNFELGRQCVRDAIEVLKGGRNWLINQLLLTHQQFASSDPSRDSFNNYYLEDYIRYVTSPSACSDEHMRLLARNLKNVLMDVNKQHLGLGVTEIETELIKELMQEMRIDAGSQGSSPQQQHGHGDDELDLDNDTSGQEDETTTDDDSVVTDSFYSMDMDMRLIENEIVYEDDEEDEDDDDDGDDDEDGDEDEDEDDSSSSTTTSSEAEGNSVIEQCSNSETAASTK